One part of the Arabidopsis thaliana chromosome 4, partial sequence genome encodes these proteins:
- a CDS encoding uncharacterized protein (unknown protein; Has 30201 Blast hits to 17322 proteins in 780 species: Archae - 12; Bacteria - 1396; Metazoa - 17338; Fungi - 3422; Plants - 5037; Viruses - 0; Other Eukaryotes - 2996 (source: NCBI BLink).) yields the protein MGSSPHNLRFGKTQGWAGAELNGGQGGQRTP from the coding sequence ATGGGTTCCTCTCCTCATAACCTACGTTTCGGAAAGACACAAGGATGGGCGGGGGCGGAGCTAAATGGAGGGCAAGGTGGTCAAAGGACCCCATAA